Within the Gracilinema caldarium DSM 7334 genome, the region GCTTATCCCTCTCAAACTCGTTCTCTGCTATTTTAAAATAGCGAAACCGTGGGATAAAGTCCAGACTTATTCGCTCATCAATGAGATCAGAAAGATTCTCCGGCGCAGTCCATCGTTCATCCCCATTGTAAAGGAGGATGGGAAAAACTGCCGGAAGCTTTTTCATGGCAGGCTTATCTTTAAGGAGGCTGCTGTATAATTCCAAGGTATAGCGAAGAATACGCAGAGCCATAAAGTGATCCACCGTTGATTGAAACTCGATGAGAATGTAAAGATAGATTTCCTGCCCAGACAGAAAGGGTATCTGCCATATAAGGTCCGACTCGAGTTTTTTCTGTGAAGATGTGATGAACGACTTATCGATTCTGCAAGCCCGGGTAAAATCAAGATCCGTTACCCAAGGCTCGGGCACACAGGAGATAAGGAGTTCTTTGAGAAGCTGTGGATGTGAGAAGAGGTTCTTGTAGTTATGATCATGGAGGTGGTGCATACCTAGAGTACAATAAGATACCAGTATAGTACTTTAATGAGGGACCGTTAGAGTCTAAGATTTGATTTTAGTATTGTGGGATATAGTTTATAGCCAAGTACAGAACTCTGCTCTCATACCTGGCTATGTGCTCTATTAGCCTAACACCAGGGTCTGAATACCCCGGGGCGGACACACCAGGGTGCGTTCTTCCTGGTCTCCTGAAAGGGAGAGCCGGTACACCATGTCAGCTTCGGTTCGGTTGCTCACTACCAGGCTGATGGTACCATCGGTGTTCCTGGCGGCACAGGCTTCCATGGTATTGCCCATCCGGCCGTCGACCGCAGCGGGGACCATCCAGGAATCCATGCGAAGGCCAAGCCGACGGGCACCGGGTCTGATATAGCGGCTGAAGTGTCCTATATAATAGAAAGAACTTTGATAGTAAGCCCTGCCCTGCTCCGTATCCACCAATATCGGTGCATCACAGAGGTTCCCCACATGGTTGGGGCCCCCCGTAAAATCCAAGGCAATATTCCAGTCGATCCAGGCCTGACAGCCGTTGTTCAAATCGTTAATGATATTATGGGCATACCGTTCGCCGGTGAACCAGGCCCCAGGCCGGGGGCCCCCTTCTACACAGCCTTCGGAAAAGACAAGTAATTTGTCGGGGTACGCCTCTGCCACCCGGCGAACCGCATCATACTGATCCCCGGAATACCAGTGGTAGGCCGCACCGGCAATGTACTTTTCTGCACCGCCGTAGGCATAGCTTTCGCTGGCTCGTTCCCAGAGCCGGTCCCGGTTATGGTCCCACACGAGAATTTTGATGTGCCCATAGCCCGCCTTTTCCAGGGCCGGCCCCAGATGTTCTACGGCAAATTCAGCCTCTTCCCGGGCGGTCCAAATGCAGGAATCCCATATTTGTGTTGCCTCAGGCTCATTTTGTATCGAAACTGCCCAGACCGGTATATCCCGCTTTGCCAATTCATCAATATAACGGACAAAATAAGAAGCCCAGAGGGGGTAGTACTGCCGCAACAGCTTTCCGCCATGGTTCATGTCGTTGTTATCCTTCATCCAGGCGGGGGGACTCCAGGGCGAAAGAAGAAGGGACAGGTGGCCGCCGGCGGCCCGGAAGGCGTCTTTTAAAAGGGGGATTTGGTAGCGCTCAGGCATGGCCATAGAGAAGGATGCGAGGCTTTCATCCCTGCTTTCCAAACAGGCCCAGTTGCCCAGGGAAAAATCGCAGCTATTCAGGTGTGTCCGGGCAAAGGTATAGCCCAGACCTTCACTGGCAGAAAAATAGGCCTTCAGCACCGCTTCCCGGTCTGCCGCTGAAAGGCTTGCAAGCACATAGCCAGAGGATTCGGTCAGTGCGCCGCCAAAACCCATAATCGTCTGATAGGTCTTTTCTGTATCCACATTGATGATACATGAAAGGTGCTTTGGGGTTTTTACCTGCCGCTCCGCCGCCTCTAGGGGGGAAAGCAGCCGGTCCGTATCCTTTGCTGTTTCTATAAGCTCACGTATCTGCATATCTGCTCCTGGTTTATTCGCCCGACTCGTTTCAGGTTGATTCAGTATACCAGAATATGCCGCACCTCGCAATCGATTGCGATAGATATAGTTTTGAATATGCAGAGTAATTCCAGAGACAGTTGGGGGTATGATGCGATAATGGGGAACCCAGAGGTATTAACAATAGCATTTTGTACCTATCACAGGTACATTTTTACAATTTTCTTCTTTTCATAGGTACAATAATACAATATACTAACTATATGGACATGGATGCTCTTCTTAATGAATTACAGACAGGTATGCAAAGGCGGATTTTAGCCTTACCAGAACGGATTAGACCGTTTACAACGAGTTTTACAAGTCTTCCGCGAGCTATTAGTCTCACCGGTCCGCGGGGTGTGGGAAAAACAGTTTTTTTATTACACCATGCAAAGGGTAAAAAAATCTTATATATATCCGCGGATTCACCATTGCTTGCGGGGCTAAAGCTTTATGCGGTCATAAAACAAGCCTTTTTAGCAGGATATGAAGGAGTCATTGTTGATGAAGTTCATTTTGCAAAGGATTGGAGTATCAGCCTTAAAGCCATTTATGACGAGTATCCGGATCGTATACTTTGGATAAGTGATTCCTCTTCTCTGATACTACGCAGTGGAACCGCAGACCTTTCCCGAAGATTTTTACAAATTAGTATGCCCCTCCTGTCATTCCGTGAATTTCTTTTTTTGGAATATGGCACCCTATATAACCCAATTTCCCCTTTTTCATATACATCTACTCATATAAGCTCTCTTGAAATCCAGCCTGAACCCAAATTACTGGAAGCATGGCAAAAATATAAACAGCAGGGAACTCGCCCTTTCTATTCAGAGGGTAATTTTTCTGAAAGATTAATCGCTATAATGGAAAAATCCTTATACTATGATATACCCTTCCTGGTACCGAGTATCACAGACAATAACCTACGTCTTATGAGTTCGGTTATTTCCACGTTAGCCCAATCGGTTATTCCAAGATTGCATGTTTCTTCCCTCTGTACGGATTGGGGTATTGGATCTGACAAACTCTATCAGCTTATTGGTGCGATGGAAGCAGTAGGACTGCTCAGAGTAATTCGATATGAACAGGATAAAAAGGCTAAAACTGCAGGAGCCAAACTGTTCCTTGCAGACCCAGCACTTTATATGGCATTAGGTTCAAATAGGGCCTACTGAAAATGTCTAAAAATGATATTTCAAAACTTTTTTACGTTAAAATGGGTTTAATTTAGTATACTAAAACTTTCAAATATGATTTATGAGGTTTAAAACCAAGTAAAAATAAAAAGCGCATAAAAAGATCCCTCAGGATCTTTTCACAGTTGGTCAGCAATACACATACCATGATTGCTGTTTCACTAGTTTCGCGTAATTTTTCATAGATTGTACCAAGACCAAACTTTCGTTTCATATATCCAAAGCCACCTTCAATCGCTTGTCGAATGGCTTCGTCAAGTCTTTGAATCTTTCGTAGCTGTCGTACTATCTTTTTATTCTCTAATGTTTCTTTAATCGGTCTGCCTAAGGGTGGTCCAGACAATCGTATTCCTCGAGCTTCACAATAGGCTCGGTTTGCTCGTGTCCGATATATTTTATCGGCATGCACCGATTCCGGATATCGACCACATCGCCTCTTATATTTTTCTATTTGTGTTGGCAAATCTTCTTGTTCGTTATAGGGTTCCCATTGTAATCGATCTATAAAAATCATCCCGTGTTCGGTCATCGATGCTGATAGTTTTGCTCCGAATTCAAAGGCCGCTTTTGCTTTACCTCGGGCTATTGGTCGTACATGGGGTTGACTGATACTGACGATTTTTCCCGATATCGAATGGGTCTTTCCCTTATACATCTGTACCTGTTGCCGGTAAACCTCATGTATCACGATAAGATCACGTCGCTGTTTTGCACTCAACGTTGTACTGGGAACCTTGTTTTGTAATTCATTGATAGTCCGTAAATTACGTCGTATGTATTGGAGTTGGGTCCGAATCGCTCTGCGTATTTCTTTTTTGTTCTTCGTCGCCCTCGTATAAAATTGAGATATTTGATACGGGCCTGTTTTCTATAGGTTCGTGGTTTTATGGTGAGCTCACTCGCTTCATATAACGTATCAATTATCTTTTCTGTTTTCCTTCGCGCTTCATCCAATAAAGTGACATCATGGGGATGCCGGATATCCTGGGGGACGCACGTGGCATCTATAATGAGTTGCCCTCGATTTCCATGATCATGGTCATCCTTTTGGTTTTTTTTGTTCTGTTTTTTTTCAGATTCTGCTTCTACCTGTTCTTGATACCGTTTCGCTATCAACTCATTTATCTTTGCTATTGCATCAGGTCCAAGCCGTTTTCGAAAATGAACCATCATGCTTGGATCAAAGGGTTTTTCATCTTTGTAAGATTCATATCCTAAAAAATATTGCAGGTAATGGTTCTCTCGTATTGTTTCTACCGTTTCTTCATCTGTTAATTGTAATTTCTCTTTTATCAATAATGATCCCAAGGCGAGCCGTACGGTCTTGGCTGTTCTTCCAATTCGTTTTGAAAAACATTTTTTATATTCAGCTTCTATCTCTTCCCATGGAATAATTGCGGCTAATCGTACCCATCGATTATCTTCTCGTAAATGTCCTCCGAAGGGTACATAAAAGTCTTCAAACTCAGGTACCTGTTCCTTTTCCTTATACATCGTTACCCCATAGTAAAGTGCACGCTTTTTAAGGCCTTACCCCTTTCTTCCGTGCACTTCTTATTGAGATTATCTCTGTATTTGCTTCTTTTGTAAAGAGTTGTTTGTTTTTCAGGAAGCCCCAAATATAGGAACAGCTTGTGAAGCAATGGTTGCAATGTTTTGTACCAACTCAGGCTGGAATGTCTATGCCAGCAAGGATGAAACTAAGGGAGATTTTATAATATCTCAGTTCCATAATGGAAAAGTAATAAGATTCCTACTTGAAGTAGGTGGATCAAAAAAAGTAAAAAAATCTGCAGACTTTGTCATCCGAGATGATATTGACCTGCCTGGCCTTACGGCATTACCCCTTTGGCTTCTGGGGATGGGATGGTAAAACGCAGGTCCTGAACAACGACGGGATGGATATAGATTTTACTGATGGATACCAGACCTGATTCGACCACATGCCAGTCCGAGCCTTCATCTTCTTTGGTCTCGATTGCGCCGCCTTCTAAAAAGCAGTAGTGGTGGCCATCGGGGGCGTTAAAACGGACCACCTGGTCATTATAGCGGCGCCGGGATGGATGGGAGATGCGGTATTCGATCATTTCATCTTTCGTGTTAGGCACGTTGATATTTAAAAAGGTTTCCGGTTGCCAGAGGTCGAGGAGTTCATCAATATGATTGATGATATAACGAGCGGCGGTGTCATAATAAAAGGGTTTTGTATGGGAACCCATGCTGACCGCGATAGAGGGGATCCCATGAAGGGCTCCCTGCCGGGCGGCACTGGCGGTTCCCGAGTAGATGATATCGGTCCCCAGATTGGGGCCCTCGTTAATTCCAGAGATGATCACATCGGGCCGAATCGCCAGGTCACCCAGGAGGCTTACAATAATACAGTCTGCGGGGGTTCCCGAACAGGCCCAGACATGCTTTTCCTTTTGTCTGAGCCGGATCGGGCCTTGCATGGTAATACCGTGAGAAATGCCCGATCGGTTTTCTTCAGGAACTACCATATACACCTCATGGGCCCCAAGGGTTTCCAGTTCTTTCTTTAAAGCCCAGATACCATCACAGGCGATACCGTCATCGTTGGTTAAGAGAATTTTCATGGTCACACTATAGCAGAAATGAAGCATAGCGTAAACATGTGAAATCACTTATAACCATTCAGAACTTATGGCAGATAATAAATAATTTAATCTATTTTGTAAAAGGGCAATTCTTGCATCCTCTAAAACACACTCTTGTAATTTAAAATCTAGAACACTAAGCCGCCCTGATACTAGATAATCTTGTGCTAATTTAGTTCTAGATTGTTCTAGTTGATATATCTTCTCAGCAATAGTAATTTTTTCTTTCAAATTTGCATATACACTTTCTCTGCGTAATTTTAACTCATATGCATTTTTTTCCAATTCAATCTGCTTATATTCGTATACCTTTTGTTTACTATTAAAAGTCTCTCTTGCTTTAAATATTGGTAATGAAGGATCAATTGTTATTGATAAACTTGCACTAACACTCCATGAAAATTTCAGATTTCTTTCCCAATAATTTTTAATTGTAATCCAGGGAGAGATATCACCATAATTTTCAGACTGAGGATTCAATGTAGCAGTTATAATGAGATTTGGATCAGATGATAAAATAGCGATATATAATGAGCCCTGGAAACTGGGCCAAAAAAAATGTAAAAATAAGGTGGTAGGAGTACAGAAATAACCTGCCTAACAGGAGGAAACTACCAACATGAGGAAACGATACGATAAGGCATTTAAAGCGAAGGTGGCTCTCGAAGCCCTTCGCGGTGATAAAACGGTCCAGGAACTAGCAGCTCTTTATGAGGTTCATCCAAACATGGTGACCCTCTGGAAGAAACAGCTTCTTGAAGGAGCTGAAGTGCTCTTTGAAAAGCCAGGGAAGGATACGGAACGGCACGAGCTGGAGCAGAAACAGGATGAACTGTATAAACAAATCGGTAAGCTCCAGATAGAGAACGAATTCTTAAAAAAAAAGTACAAACAATTATACGGGACCGAACCGCCGCTATAGAACCGGACTATCCAGACTTATCGATACGAGAGCAATGCCGAATACTGGGAATAACTCGAGCAAGTTATTACTACAAGGCCGTAGAAAAGGACGAAGATAGAGACCTTGCCATTTTGAATGCCATCCTGGAAGAGCTCAAAGTTCACCCGTTTTATGGGTATCGCAAAATAGCTCGTGCCTTAGCAGATATGGGGGTAACACGGAAACAGGTGCGTCGTATCATGCATAAAGCTGGTTTACGGGCCATATATCCCAAAAAACGGACCAGTATTCGCTCTAAAGGGCATAAAAAGTACCCCTATCTGCTTAAAAACATGGTGCTTTGGATTCCTAACCAGGTCTGGGCGACGGATATCACCTACATTAAGCTCGGTAAAGGCTTTGTGTACCTGGTGGTCATACTCGACCTGTATTCTCGTAAGATATTGTCCTGGAAGGTCTCAAATACCATGGATACGGACTTTTGTGTAGCTTCCCTTGAAGAATCAATCAAACAGTGGGGAATCCCGGCTATCTTCAATACGGATCAGGGGAGTCAGTTTACTAGCGAAGCGTTTATTTCAGTCCTTGAATCGTATGGCATTCGTATCAGTATGGATAGCAAAAATCGAGCTCTTGATAATATTTACATGGAACGGGTCTGGCGTACCATCAAGTATGAAGATATTTATATCAAAGACTATCAAACCATGACTGAACTCAAGGAGGGACTAAAAACCTATGTAACTTTTTACAACAGTAAACGGTACCATCAATCGTTGGACTATGCTACACCAGATGAAATCTATGCTCAGGCATTTAGATCTACCCTACCATTAGAGGAGGCTCTCACTGCTTGAGCCCCCATACTCTATCCACCTTATTTTTTCTTTATAATGGTCTTGACAGGTGGGCTCACCGTAATACAATCCTGGCTTAATTGATTCATATTTTTCATTGAATCAATCTTTTTTGAAATACTTTTTATATATATTTCATCCATACTAATCTTCTCCCAATAATCAAAAAATTTTTCAATATCAACATCATCTATCACATTTTTTATATGTAAATCATCAATATAATTCTCATATTCTTTTAATACTGCCCGATACATTTCTAGATCTGTCGTATTTTGAAATCGATCACGATCCCTTTTCGAAATATCAATAAATGAAAGCTTACCAAGTTTAAGCATTTTTTCATCATCTTCGGCCTGCAGCTTCAGTAATTGCTCACGATTTTCATAATTTTTTACTGTCATCTTTGTTAAAAGAAACTTACCGACTTTTTCTATGCCATTATGTTGAGCATAAATATAGGCTTGTAATAAATTCCAATAGGCAACATCCTGTTCAAATCTTCGTAGTCTTCGATTTAATGAATAATTGTAAATTGCTAAATCTTGATTAAATAAATATGGTATATTTACATTAGTGCTAAAATTGGGACTATATAAATAATTTGTAGAATCCTTATTCGGAAAATACATATTTTGATTTGTTTGCAATTGCATATATCCGCCAAATGGAAGCTCTTCCAATAATGATATTTGCAGATCTATTGCAGATTGTTCACCAAAAAAATCGTTTTTAGAAATAGTATAATTTGGATTGATTGAAATCTTAGGTAAGAACTCTAAATCTTTTTGCATTTGAATTATACTAGCGGCCCTATATTCAGCCATCGCTTTTTGGTATAGTACATTATAATTAATAATTAAAGCTGCTATATCATTATATATATTTTTATTTTGTAAATCAGAGATTACCGAACAAACATCCTGGGAAAAACCATTATTTGATTGAAGAATAAATAAATAAATAATAATTAATACTATTATGTTCCTTATCATAGTTATAAGTACAACCCTATATTATTCAAAATAGTAATATATATAGGCTTCGCCTCCAAAATTATTTTTGCTGATACCTCAAGTCCTACACGCAATGGATACTCCCTGCCTTTTGTATCGGTAATACAGGACTTATCCATATCGGTAATAACCTTAAAAACAAGATTTCCTTTTGAATCACTAACGACATCTGGGTAAATTATTATTATTTTACCAGTAGCCCCTTTATATTCATTATATGGGAAAGCAGGAAACTGGAGTTTACAAGTTAAACCATTACTTAATTTACCTATATCTCGAGCAGGAACCATTAATTCCACATGGGGAAGTTCATTATTATCTGGGACAATTTTCATTACTTCCTGACCTGATGCAAGAAAATCTCCGATATTAAATAAGGATGCTTCTTGAATTGTTCCATCAATGGGTGCAATTAAAGTAGAATATTCAATATTTAATAAAACATTCTTTAATTGGCTCTGGACATTATTGCTTTCTAATAAAGCCCTTTCCAATTCATCGAGTATGGTGCTTTTAAACTGACTTCTAAAAGATTCGAGAGTAAACATAGAATAAATATAATTATCTTTAAGATTTTTTATTTTATCATTAGTTGTTGCAGAAGGAGGTAATTCTAATTCTTCTTCCCATAAACGTTTATCTGAATTCATTTTCGATGCAAGACGATTTTCCTCCGTTATAAAAGCATCATATCGTGCCTGGAATACTGGCGAACCTGTTGATATACTTTTTTTATTAAGATATAAGGCATTAGATATTGCATTTAATCCTTCTATCCGAAGTTTTATATCCTTTAACTGAGAAACTAAGGATTCTTTTTGAGCTTCCAGGTTTTCTGTATCTATTTTTAGCAAAATATCACCTTTCTTTACTTTTTGACTTCTTTTATAATTCAATAATACAATTTTTCCTGCAAACACATTTTTAATTATAGATACATCCATTTCGGGTCGTATAATGCCGCTTGCTTTTACAGTAGTTTCATACTTTCCTAAAAAGATAAAACCAATAATGCAGAGCACCAATAAAAAACATAACCAAATAAAATAACGAGCTATAGCTGGAATACGATATGAAAGATATTCTTTCGTTGTTCCTAACATTTCTATAGGCAAAAATTGTACTTTATTCATAAAGATTTCTCCCCTTCTTGTGCAATCTATAACTTCTTATACATGCTATTTTGCCTTATCAATTCTTCATGACATCCGTTCTCTATCACTTGACCATTATTCATAACAAATATTTTATCGCAGTGCTTTATAGTAGAAAGTCGATGAGCAACGATAATTGTAGTTATTCCTTCAGCTAATCTATCTACAGCAGACATAATGATCTTTTCTGAAATACTATCAAGACTTGAAGTAGCTTCGTCTAATATAAGCAATTTTGGCTTTCGTAATAAAACTCTTGCTAACGCAATTCGTTGTCGCTCTCCCCCTGAAAGCGTGGCACCTCGTTCGCCTACTTTTGTAAAGTATCTATCTGGAAGATTGTTTATAAATTCATGAGCATTTGCTGCTATAGCAGCTGAGATTACATCTTTTAAAGTAGGATTCTCAGCACCCCAGGCAATATTTTCTGCAATAGTCCCACTGAATAGAAGAATTTCTTGTGGTACATATCCGATTAAAGAGCGTAAACTATAAGTATCAACATCATTAATATTATAACCATCTATTGTTATTGATCCATCTTCTATTTTATAAAATTTCATTATTAATTTGGTAAGTGTAGATTTCCCTGAACCAGATGGTCCAACAACAGCGATTTTCTCACCTGCATTTATTGACAGATTAATATTCTGAAGATTATATCCTCTTGTTCCATATGTAAAATTAAGATTTTTAATTTCTATAGCACCTTGTATAGTATTTAATTGAATATCACCTTTCGAT harbors:
- a CDS encoding ATP-binding protein; translated protein: MDMDALLNELQTGMQRRILALPERIRPFTTSFTSLPRAISLTGPRGVGKTVFLLHHAKGKKILYISADSPLLAGLKLYAVIKQAFLAGYEGVIVDEVHFAKDWSISLKAIYDEYPDRILWISDSSSLILRSGTADLSRRFLQISMPLLSFREFLFLEYGTLYNPISPFSYTSTHISSLEIQPEPKLLEAWQKYKQQGTRPFYSEGNFSERLIAIMEKSLYYDIPFLVPSITDNNLRLMSSVISTLAQSVIPRLHVSSLCTDWGIGSDKLYQLIGAMEAVGLLRVIRYEQDKKAKTAGAKLFLADPALYMALGSNRAY
- a CDS encoding HlyD family secretion protein, with product MNKVQFLPIEMLGTTKEYLSYRIPAIARYFIWLCFLLVLCIIGFIFLGKYETTVKASGIIRPEMDVSIIKNVFAGKIVLLNYKRSQKVKKGDILLKIDTENLEAQKESLVSQLKDIKLRIEGLNAISNALYLNKKSISTGSPVFQARYDAFITEENRLASKMNSDKRLWEEELELPPSATTNDKIKNLKDNYIYSMFTLESFRSQFKSTILDELERALLESNNVQSQLKNVLLNIEYSTLIAPIDGTIQEASLFNIGDFLASGQEVMKIVPDNNELPHVELMVPARDIGKLSNGLTCKLQFPAFPYNEYKGATGKIIIIYPDVVSDSKGNLVFKVITDMDKSCITDTKGREYPLRVGLEVSAKIILEAKPIYITILNNIGLYL
- a CDS encoding Rpn family recombination-promoting nuclease/putative transposase — encoded protein: MHHLHDHNYKNLFSHPQLLKELLISCVPEPWVTDLDFTRACRIDKSFITSSQKKLESDLIWQIPFLSGQEIYLYILIEFQSTVDHFMALRILRYTLELYSSLLKDKPAMKKLPAVFPILLYNGDERWTAPENLSDLIDERISLDFIPRFRYFKIAENEFERDKLLALRNLIGALFLVETTEREALVPLVKQIVDILKQEQPEIAKAFVSWLQSFFADPVPDWVTDVSQLTEVPTMLATTVQKWKEELLEQGKSEGIREGLREGIREGMRETARKLKKKGMSFTEIAEVTGLSIEEIKNL
- the surE gene encoding 5'/3'-nucleotidase SurE produces the protein MKILLTNDDGIACDGIWALKKELETLGAHEVYMVVPEENRSGISHGITMQGPIRLRQKEKHVWACSGTPADCIIVSLLGDLAIRPDVIISGINEGPNLGTDIIYSGTASAARQGALHGIPSIAVSMGSHTKPFYYDTAARYIINHIDELLDLWQPETFLNINVPNTKDEMIEYRISHPSRRRYNDQVVRFNAPDGHHYCFLEGGAIETKEDEGSDWHVVESGLVSISKIYIHPVVVQDLRFTIPSPEAKGVMP
- a CDS encoding peptidase domain-containing ABC transporter, with the protein product MDAVLIFKYLFHVFHLPMDFFGKRKVGEIISRLNDIEIIRNAISMTTMSVVIDSIMIILGTFVLFAFGSSLIIIAIISVILSTIISWIFAKQYKRKIKEKAKIDAEKQSSIVESINGITTIKALATEDVAFARVERLIVESINKGIMLGTMSNIQNQLQVLISQVGTLTIYWIGSLAILEGKLSLGQLISFNMILSYFMGPLARLLSLQPNLQEAIVSAERYSEILELPTEELSKGDIQLNTIQGAIEIKNLNFTYGTRGYNLQNINLSINAGEKIAVVGPSGSGKSTLTKLIMKFYKIEDGSITIDGYNINDVDTYSLRSLIGYVPQEILLFSGTIAENIAWGAENPTLKDVISAAIAANAHEFINNLPDRYFTKVGERGATLSGGERQRIALARVLLRKPKLLILDEATSSLDSISEKIIMSAVDRLAEGITTIIVAHRLSTIKHCDKIFVMNNGQVIENGCHEELIRQNSMYKKL
- a CDS encoding glycoside hydrolase family 30 protein — translated: MQIRELIETAKDTDRLLSPLEAAERQVKTPKHLSCIINVDTEKTYQTIMGFGGALTESSGYVLASLSAADREAVLKAYFSASEGLGYTFARTHLNSCDFSLGNWACLESRDESLASFSMAMPERYQIPLLKDAFRAAGGHLSLLLSPWSPPAWMKDNNDMNHGGKLLRQYYPLWASYFVRYIDELAKRDIPVWAVSIQNEPEATQIWDSCIWTAREEAEFAVEHLGPALEKAGYGHIKILVWDHNRDRLWERASESYAYGGAEKYIAGAAYHWYSGDQYDAVRRVAEAYPDKLLVFSEGCVEGGPRPGAWFTGERYAHNIINDLNNGCQAWIDWNIALDFTGGPNHVGNLCDAPILVDTEQGRAYYQSSFYYIGHFSRYIRPGARRLGLRMDSWMVPAAVDGRMGNTMEACAARNTDGTISLVVSNRTEADMVYRLSLSGDQEERTLVCPPRGIQTLVLG
- a CDS encoding IS3 family transposase, whose protein sequence is MEPDYPDLSIREQCRILGITRASYYYKAVEKDEDRDLAILNAILEELKVHPFYGYRKIARALADMGVTRKQVRRIMHKAGLRAIYPKKRTSIRSKGHKKYPYLLKNMVLWIPNQVWATDITYIKLGKGFVYLVVILDLYSRKILSWKVSNTMDTDFCVASLEESIKQWGIPAIFNTDQGSQFTSEAFISVLESYGIRISMDSKNRALDNIYMERVWRTIKYEDIYIKDYQTMTELKEGLKTYVTFYNSKRYHQSLDYATPDEIYAQAFRSTLPLEEALTA
- a CDS encoding transposase, with amino-acid sequence MRKRYDKAFKAKVALEALRGDKTVQELAALYEVHPNMVTLWKKQLLEGAEVLFEKPGKDTERHELEQKQDELYKQIGKLQIENEFLKKKYKQLYGTEPPL